In the Mytilus trossulus isolate FHL-02 chromosome 1, PNRI_Mtr1.1.1.hap1, whole genome shotgun sequence genome, one interval contains:
- the LOC134706297 gene encoding uncharacterized protein LOC134706297, translating to MDPPDQVNCHLHGNILNTLQRTVNNTSEQVLYLQNQVKAYFPSAKPSAETIMSNPFGFDLKEPLQQQVAASLLKLGRHNHETCIPSLVTSLQNIGWKVRMQNWSVSTIQSQLTIATSLSHCISTSSSSFTVPTTISQSATPSSTSHVTGIYVSSSTPVMSGPINCPYSSDVTTSCSCCQDCIDALKLTNMLINNKLAKLNEICTTILNMLNTSIVQKSKLIQHLGYQCDNQISIERQVSQLMTSGLDGIYACSSVHSTQQHTQPPPTNRTSTPLIPAFNLPSFTSSINPHHDLTKTRDSSNKLPIQRNCTNAQPAFSREKTTIIPSNRYTPDKPPKLSLQLPVQITIDTPASTSLSPPVLSPQLPILFTPDTPVSISGSPPVLTPQVFTKSSDLRDATPPTCNYSKSLKSTLEEHMDRIPKNEISNAYSILQDSTQFQLAAASMSPVISRKRLFKEVDSDDIEQIKVTKRTQSSTEEPVHSLTDYPSLLAGMIVGHSSFKVTDDWPSNKSRQNMVNLWNIKPFYLKRRLNLYTLHMYSLYCGTEKPAYDVTSKKVWQEVLSEVSQNNSSPTFFARDLVWRVLTLRDVYQLHHRQYSFREVMSAVKRATIDKFNITGDFWDTSCIDFINNSNNYFFKNKLRSKVFQMFLRGNLPDA from the coding sequence ATGGATCCACCAGACCAAGTCAATTGTCACCTCCATGGCAACATACTCAATACCTTACAACGAACTGTCAACAACACATCTGAGCAAGTCCTATACCTACAAAACCAAGTGAAAGCCTATTTCCCTTCAGCAAAGCCATCAGCTGAAACCATAATGTCTAATCCATTTGGATTTGATCTAAAGGAACCATTACAACAACAAGTAGCTGCCTCTCTGCTTAAACTTGGTCGACATAATCATGAAACATGTATTCCCTCACTTGTAACTTCACTCCAGAACATTGGGTGGAAGGTCCGCATGCAGAACTGGTCAGTTTCAACTATCCAAAGCCAGCTGACAATAGCAACATCTTTATCTCACTGTATATCAACCAGCAGCTCATCATTTACCGTACCAACAACTATTTCACAATCTGCTACGCCCTCGAGCACCTCTCACGTGACCGGAATTTATGTTTCCTCTAGTACACCTGTGATGTCAGGGCCTATCAATTGTCCCTATTCATCAGACGTTACCACAAGTTGTTCCTGCTGTCAAGACTGTATAGATGCTCTTAAATTAACCAATATGTTAATTAACAACAAACTTGCCAAACTGAATGAGATTTGTACTACAATACTTAACATGCTGAATACATCTATTGTACAGAAGAGCAAACTGATTCAACATCTAGGTTACCAATGTGACAACCAGATCAGTATCGAAAGACAGGTTTCTCAACTGATGACATCCGGGTTAGATGGTATTTATGCTTGCTCTTCCGTTCATTCCACTCAACAACATACCCAACCGCCACCAACCAATAGGACGTCGACACCATTGATACCTGCATTCAATTTGCCTTCATTTACTTCATCCATTAACCCACACCATGACTTGACGAAAACAAGGGATTCGTCCAACAAATTACCAATACAAAGGAATTGCACAAACGCTCAACCGGCATTCAGTAGAGAAAAGACCACAATAATACCTTCAAATAGATACACACCAGATAAGCCGCCAAAACTGTCACTACAACTTCCTGTTCAGATTACTATAGATACTCCAGCATCAACCTCACTGTCACCTCCAGTTCTATCTCCACAGCTACCTATTCTGTTTACTCCAGATACTCCTGTATCTATCTCAGGATCACCTCCAGTGCTCACTCCACAAGTTTTTACAAAGTCTAGTGATCTTCGAGATGCCACACCACCAACTTGTAACTACTCTAAGTCACTCAAGTCTACTCTTGAAGAGCACATGGATCGCatcccaaaaaatgaaatttccaACGCCTACAGCATCCTACAAGATTCTACACAATTTCAACTTGCTGCAGCATCAATGTCACCAGTTATCAGCAGAAAACGTCTATTTAAAGAAGTCGATAGTGACGATATAGAACAAATCAAGGTTACAAAGCGTACACAGTCATCAACCGAAGAACCAGTTCACAGTCTTACTGATTACCCGTCCTTACTAGCTGGTATGATAGTAGGACACAGCTCGTTCAAGGTGACAGACGATTGGCCAAGTAACAAAAGTCGTCAGAATATGGTAAACCTGTGGAACATCAAACCATTTTATCTAAAGAGAAGACTGAACCTGTACACGTTGCATATGTATTCCCTCTACTGCGGCACAGAGAAACCAGCATACGATGTTACTTCAAAAAAGGTTTGGCAAGAAGTTTTGTCAGAAGTTTCACAAAATAACAGCTCACCTACATTTTTCGCACGTGATTTAGTTTGGCGTGTTCTTACTTTAAGAGATGTTTACCAGCTTCACCATAGACAATATAGTTTCAGAGAAGTAATGTCAGCTGTTAAAAGAGCTACAATTGATAAGTTCAATATAACCGGCGATTTCTGGGATACTTCTTGCATTGATTTCATTAACAATTCCAACAACTACTTCTTCAAGAACAAACTTCGTTCTAAAGTGTTTCAGATGTTTTTACGCGGGAATCTTCCTGACGCCTAA